From a region of the Odoribacter splanchnicus DSM 20712 genome:
- a CDS encoding GatB/YqeY domain-containing protein, translating to MTIEEQVNDGIKNAMKAHDKVRLETMRNIKKVILEAKTRPGANDRIDDAECIKLIQKLAKQGKESAEIYRQQGREDLYEQESGQVAVLEEFLPKQLDEAELTEALKAIIAEVGASSAKDMGKVMGTATKKLAGLADGKAISAKVKELLG from the coding sequence ATGACGATAGAAGAACAAGTAAACGATGGTATTAAAAATGCCATGAAAGCTCACGATAAAGTTCGGCTGGAGACGATGCGTAATATCAAGAAAGTGATTTTGGAAGCCAAAACCCGCCCGGGGGCCAATGACCGGATCGATGATGCCGAATGTATCAAGCTGATTCAAAAATTAGCCAAACAGGGGAAAGAATCGGCAGAAATTTACAGACAACAGGGCCGCGAAGATTTGTACGAGCAGGAGAGCGGGCAGGTGGCCGTGCTCGAAGAATTCTTACCGAAACAACTGGATGAAGCTGAACTGACTGAAGCTTTGAAAGCTATCATTGCCGAAGTGGGTGCTTCTTCTGCCAAAGATATGGGAAAAGTGATGGGCACCGCTACCAAAAAATTGGCCGGTCTGGCCGACGGTAAAGCGATCTCGGCTAAAGTAAAGGAATTGCTGGGGTGA
- a CDS encoding Kelch repeat-containing protein: MPNINHKNKYDCENSHSNNLWQYKRTTDYIGWDKMKDFPGNSKIGAIAFVIENKAYVGLGRSQLNGTVYLCFGHNAHEYSRDVYKFNPEEFRFIPLNTLLPDRYPGITRSYASF, translated from the coding sequence ATGCCAAATATAAATCATAAAAATAAATATGATTGTGAGAATTCTCACAGCAATAATCTATGGCAGTATAAAAGAACGACAGACTACATCGGATGGGATAAAATGAAGGACTTTCCAGGGAATTCAAAAATCGGGGCCATTGCTTTCGTAATCGAAAATAAAGCTTATGTAGGCTTAGGCAGATCTCAACTCAACGGAACCGTCTATCTTTGTTTCGGTCATAATGCTCACGAATATAGCCGGGATGTTTATAAATTCAACCCGGAAGAGTTTCGCTTTATACCGTTAAATACTCTTTTACCTGATAGATATCCGGGAATTACACGTTCCTATGCTTCTTTTTAA
- a CDS encoding acetyl-CoA hydrolase/transferase family protein, translating to MVQGIKTVSFEEAVKVVKSGDRIHIHSVACAPQGLIQALCARGRAGELKNIKLQHLHTEGAAPYAEQEFEGVFQLESYFVGHNVRKATQDGWADYIPVHLSETQKLIRMGITPVDVAMIQVCPPDKHGYVSMGTSVDATLAAVQTAKTVIAVINPNVPRAWGDAIIKLSDIDIFCEDNTPLIEAKPAQPSEQDIQIGKNCAGLIEDGACLQMGIGAIPNAVLSQLGNHKNLGIHTEMFADGVLPLYYKGVINNLNKKYDKGKIVSTFLMGSKAVYDFIDDNPAVAMMDVGYTNDPYIIAQQPKMTAINSALSIDLTGQVNADSLGCKFYSGCGGQLDFIRGAAASEGGKPIIAMPAITAKGISKISPTLLNGAGVVTTRFDVHYVVTEYGVADLYGKTLQDRAKALIRIAAPQCQEELDKAAFERFGSHFHFITK from the coding sequence ATGGTTCAAGGTATAAAAACAGTATCATTTGAAGAAGCTGTCAAAGTGGTGAAATCGGGCGACCGGATTCATATTCACAGTGTAGCTTGTGCACCTCAGGGTTTGATCCAGGCTTTGTGTGCCCGCGGACGTGCCGGAGAGCTGAAAAACATTAAATTGCAACATCTTCATACGGAAGGCGCTGCTCCTTATGCAGAGCAGGAATTCGAAGGTGTATTCCAGCTGGAATCGTATTTTGTCGGCCACAACGTACGGAAAGCGACTCAGGACGGTTGGGCAGACTATATTCCGGTACACCTCAGTGAAACCCAGAAATTAATCCGTATGGGGATTACTCCGGTAGATGTGGCCATGATTCAGGTATGTCCTCCGGATAAACACGGCTATGTATCTATGGGTACTTCTGTAGATGCCACCCTGGCTGCCGTTCAAACGGCTAAAACAGTAATTGCGGTGATCAACCCTAACGTGCCGCGTGCCTGGGGAGATGCCATCATCAAATTATCCGATATCGATATCTTCTGCGAAGACAACACTCCGCTGATTGAAGCTAAACCGGCACAACCATCGGAACAGGATATTCAAATCGGTAAAAATTGTGCCGGCCTGATCGAAGACGGTGCTTGTCTTCAAATGGGAATCGGAGCTATTCCGAACGCCGTATTGTCACAGCTGGGTAACCACAAAAATCTGGGGATCCACACCGAAATGTTTGCCGATGGAGTATTACCTCTTTATTATAAAGGAGTAATCAACAACCTGAATAAAAAATACGATAAAGGGAAAATCGTTTCTACTTTCCTGATGGGTTCTAAAGCGGTATATGACTTTATCGACGACAACCCGGCAGTAGCTATGATGGACGTAGGCTATACCAACGATCCTTATATCATTGCCCAGCAACCGAAAATGACTGCCATCAACTCTGCACTTTCTATCGACCTCACCGGCCAGGTAAACGCCGACTCTCTGGGATGCAAATTCTACAGTGGTTGTGGAGGACAGTTGGACTTTATCCGGGGTGCAGCAGCCAGTGAAGGAGGTAAACCGATTATCGCCATGCCGGCTATCACAGCCAAAGGGATCAGTAAAATCAGTCCGACCCTGTTGAATGGCGCCGGAGTGGTGACCACCCGTTTCGATGTGCATTATGTCGTTACGGAATACGGGGTAGCCGACCTATATGGAAAAACCTTACAGGATCGCGCTAAAGCCTTGATCCGTATTGCTGCTCCTCAATGCCAGGAAGAACTGGACAAAGCTGCATTCGAACGCTTCGGAAGTCACTTCCACTTCATTACAAAATAA
- a CDS encoding BamA/TamA family outer membrane protein — MKLLLLVLLLLVAIPAFTQQDSVKITTPGDTVVVTETWTVRQLKQFARQQRRDSIRAHKKVWLSILGGPSYNPEASLGVGGAMLMTFRMNPDDTISQRSFIPVGFNISINGTFVAAGAGTLFFNENKFRIYIKYGYRTEPANFYGVGYDEIKKAEELKDRYDKDSVTFHKASVQFFPRFVWEVKPNIYVGTLLDFNYNYTKSLADWMKTNPAILKYGNRYHNIGIGALFQYDTRDDVATPFEGVFLSAMGTLYGKYLGGNYNYEMLELEYRQFRQVFKRRSTLAWTAKTQIGMDNVPYSELPNFGNPFDLRGYAWGKYRDKSMAYGIIEYRHMFMSQEAYARGAFWSKFGGVAWIGTGTIGKTPADWDKWKLNYGIGLRIQLQPRKNFRLDIGKEPGQKWGIYMNMTEAF, encoded by the coding sequence ATGAAACTATTACTTCTTGTCCTGCTACTGTTGGTAGCGATCCCTGCATTTACACAGCAAGATTCTGTAAAAATCACGACACCGGGAGATACCGTCGTTGTGACCGAGACCTGGACCGTACGCCAACTGAAACAATTTGCCCGCCAGCAAAGGCGCGATTCGATCCGTGCCCATAAAAAAGTATGGCTTTCCATTCTTGGAGGTCCTTCCTATAACCCCGAAGCTTCGCTGGGAGTCGGTGGCGCCATGTTGATGACTTTCCGGATGAACCCCGACGATACCATCAGCCAACGGTCTTTTATCCCGGTAGGCTTCAATATCTCTATCAACGGGACTTTCGTCGCAGCAGGAGCCGGTACGTTGTTTTTCAATGAAAATAAATTCCGTATTTACATCAAATACGGTTATCGTACCGAACCGGCCAATTTTTATGGCGTCGGCTATGATGAAATCAAAAAAGCCGAGGAACTAAAGGACCGTTACGATAAGGATTCGGTGACCTTTCATAAAGCCAGCGTGCAGTTCTTTCCCCGTTTTGTGTGGGAAGTGAAACCGAATATATACGTAGGTACGCTTCTGGATTTCAACTATAATTATACGAAATCCTTGGCCGACTGGATGAAAACCAATCCGGCCATCCTGAAATATGGTAACCGTTATCACAATATCGGAATAGGTGCTTTGTTCCAGTACGATACCCGGGATGATGTCGCTACCCCTTTCGAGGGCGTATTCCTAAGCGCAATGGGAACCCTGTACGGGAAATATCTGGGCGGAAATTACAATTATGAAATGCTGGAACTGGAATACCGCCAATTCCGTCAGGTCTTCAAACGCCGGAGCACGCTGGCCTGGACAGCCAAAACCCAGATCGGTATGGATAACGTCCCTTACAGCGAACTGCCGAACTTCGGTAATCCCTTCGATCTGCGCGGTTACGCCTGGGGTAAATACCGGGATAAATCGATGGCTTACGGCATTATCGAATACCGGCACATGTTTATGTCGCAGGAAGCTTATGCCCGGGGCGCCTTTTGGTCGAAGTTCGGAGGGGTTGCCTGGATCGGTACGGGTACGATCGGAAAAACCCCGGCCGACTGGGATAAATGGAAACTCAACTATGGTATCGGACTTCGTATTCAGTTACAACCCCGCAAAAATTTCCGTCTGGATATCGGCAAAGAACCCGGACAGAAATGGGGTATTTATATGAATATGACCGAAGCTTTCTAA
- a CDS encoding deoxyguanosinetriphosphate triphosphohydrolase: MDWNQLLSAHRYHPGSTTSLFHSHDRSQFQRDYDRLIFSSPFRRLQNKTQVFPLPGNIFVHNRLTHSLEVASVGRSLGNKVSQFLKQQQVEIENPEILEEIGTIVSTGCLAHDLGNPPFGHSGEEAISYFFSEGEGLYFKKLLSDEEWNDLSHFEGNANTFRLLTHSFNGRRPGGYTMTYTTLASIVKYPFESTKANPKGFKYGFFQSEKDIFRQVAGELGIRQLGDHPLQYVRHPLVYLVEAADDICYQIMDIEDSHKLRILSYDETVAILESFYDKNEDKEDLKIITKTFKTVTDKNERIAFLRAGIINKLINACADVFCQNYEAIMKGDFNSTLIKQVSGTNKEAYDACTALAYGRIYHTNMVTQIQIAGFKILGTILKEYTDAVLKPETYYARNILSIMPEQYKVSKADSMYTKIQTVVDYVSGMTDSYALNLYRKIKGIDLPEIK; this comes from the coding sequence ATGGATTGGAATCAACTTTTATCAGCCCATCGTTATCATCCGGGAAGTACCACTTCGTTGTTTCATTCGCACGACCGTTCGCAATTTCAACGGGATTACGACCGCCTGATATTTTCATCTCCTTTCCGTCGCTTACAGAATAAAACGCAGGTATTTCCCCTTCCGGGTAATATTTTTGTTCACAACCGTCTGACTCACAGCCTTGAAGTAGCTAGTGTAGGACGTTCGCTCGGAAATAAGGTCAGCCAATTCCTGAAACAACAGCAAGTAGAGATCGAAAATCCGGAAATTCTGGAAGAAATCGGAACCATTGTCAGCACCGGTTGCCTGGCCCACGACCTGGGGAACCCTCCTTTCGGCCACTCGGGCGAAGAAGCGATTTCCTATTTTTTCAGTGAAGGTGAAGGCCTGTATTTCAAAAAATTGCTTTCCGACGAAGAATGGAATGACCTAAGCCATTTCGAAGGTAATGCCAATACCTTCCGTCTCCTGACCCACAGCTTCAACGGACGCCGCCCGGGAGGCTATACCATGACCTATACCACCCTGGCTTCTATCGTCAAATACCCCTTCGAATCGACAAAAGCCAATCCCAAAGGATTCAAATACGGTTTTTTCCAGAGTGAAAAAGACATTTTCCGGCAGGTAGCCGGGGAACTGGGAATCCGCCAGCTCGGTGACCATCCGCTGCAATATGTACGCCATCCGCTGGTATACCTTGTCGAAGCCGCTGACGATATCTGTTACCAGATTATGGATATCGAAGACTCACATAAACTACGCATACTTTCTTATGACGAAACCGTCGCTATTCTGGAAAGCTTTTATGACAAAAATGAAGACAAAGAAGATCTGAAAATCATCACCAAAACTTTCAAGACGGTTACCGACAAAAATGAACGGATTGCTTTTTTGAGAGCCGGAATCATCAATAAGCTGATCAATGCCTGTGCCGACGTATTCTGCCAGAATTACGAAGCGATCATGAAGGGTGATTTCAACAGTACCCTGATCAAACAAGTCAGCGGAACGAACAAAGAAGCCTACGATGCCTGCACCGCCTTAGCTTACGGACGAATCTACCATACGAATATGGTAACCCAGATTCAAATTGCCGGTTTCAAAATACTCGGAACCATCCTCAAAGAATATACGGATGCAGTACTGAAACCGGAAACTTACTATGCCCGGAATATCTTATCGATCATGCCCGAACAATACAAGGTCAGTAAGGCAGATTCTATGTATACAAAGATTCAGACCGTAGTAGATTACGTCTCCGGCATGACCGACTCGTATGCCCTGAATCTCTATCGCAAAATCAAGGGGATCGATTTACCGGAGATTAAATAA